A single Venturia canescens isolate UGA chromosome 1, ASM1945775v1, whole genome shotgun sequence DNA region contains:
- the LOC122405582 gene encoding sodium- and chloride-dependent glycine transporter 1-like isoform X2 has translation MALTTRISLGIGGALVELPVEKVGWANPLEFLLSCIGYAVGIGNVWRFPYLVYRNGGGVFLIPFVIMLLTMGLPIFYLELCMGQYTGLGPVESFGRMAPAFRGVGWCTLLVITFVTIYYMIIVGWTLFYTFASFSSQLPWAYCNYDFNSNNCYSGIQDMECQRENSTTIFFNKTCSSIDEVCAGFGYPNGGNATHCYNGTNDTLVGALYKRALSSEEYFTDYVLGIRGATWENYGGIRWELFGCVTLGWIICYLCLVKGVQTVGKIVYFTALFPYFVLTALLIRGATLEGSIEGIKWFIYPTDWSKLLEVNVWGDAASQVFYSLGIGCGSLVTLSSFSNFTNNCHRDAVFVTLTNLFTSIFAGIVVFSILGYLGQQLHLPIQNITESGASLTFIAYPEAVVRMPVANLWAVLFFFMLFILGIGSQFAGVQAISTAILDIWPNLRKRESLVILGICVVCWLLGLPMVCNGGIYLYTLMDWNTASWAILLIGFVEVALPAWCYGCNKFLGNIAEMQMSFGRILHGYWKFSWIVLAPLTALGVFGYQMTTFELAYYGHYKFPLWAHWIGILIGLTTLAPLPIFFVYEIWKGPRDRSLFRPTKSWGPAERCLEKPADPSNDEKTSVNGTIFCTEL, from the exons ATGGCACTG ACGACGAGGATATCCCTTGGGATTGGAGGTGCTCTCGTTGAACTGCCGGTGGAGAAAGTCGGTTGGGCGAATCCCCTCGAGTTTCTACTATCCTGCATTGGGTATGCCGTTGGTATTGGAAATGTTTGGCGTTTCCCGTATCTTGTCTACCGTAATGGCGGAG GGGTTTTTCTAATACCGTTCGTAATAATGCTCCTCACAATGGGACTGCCGATATTTTATTTGGAGCTGTGCATGGGCCAGTACACAGGCCTCGGACCTGTCGAATCTTTTGGCAGAATGGCACCGGCTTTTCGTGGAGTTGGATGGTGCACGCTCCTCGTCATCACTTTCGTCACCATCTATTATATGATCATCGTAGGCTGGACGCTGTTTTACACGTTCGCGTCTTTCTCATCGCAGCTGCCATGGGCTTACTGCAATTACGACTTTAACTCGAATA ATTGCTACAGCGGGATCCAGGATATGGAATGTCAGAGAGAAAACAGCACGACGATCTTCTTCAATAAAACATGCTCGTCCATCGACGAAGTATGCGCCGGCTTCGGTTACCCCAATGGCGGCAACGCGACGCATTGTTACAATGGTACCAACGACACGCTAGTAGGAGCCCTGTACAAGAGGGCCTTGTCATCGGAGGAATATTTCAC CGATTATGTTTTGGGGATACGAGGCGCCACATGGGAAAATTATGGTGGCATACGATGGGAACTCTTTGGTTGTGTAACTCTCGGATGGATAATCTGTTACCTTTGCCTGGTGAAGGGCGTGCAAACGGTCGGAAAGATCGTATACTTCACAGCTCTCTTTCCATATTTTGTCCTGACAGCTCTTCTTATCCGAG GTGCGACGCTCGAAGGTTCAATCGAGGGTATTAAGTGGTTTATTTATCCTACCGATTGGTCGAAGCTTCTCGAAGTTAATGTTTGGGGAGATGCGGCCTCTCAAGTATTTTACTCACTCGGTATCGGCTGTGGATCCCTCGTCACTCTTTCTAGCTTTAGTAACTTCACGAACAATTGTCACAG GGATGCTGTATTCGTCACCCTTACAAATCTCTTTACGTCAATTTTCGCGGGTATCGTTGTATTCTCGATATTGGGTTACCTGGGACAGCAGTTACATTTGCCGATTCAGAACATCACTGAGAGTGGTGCGAGCCTGACATTTATCGCATATCCCGAGGCGGTTGTGAGGATGCCAGTGGCGAATTTGTGGGCTgttctcttctttttcatgCTCTTTATACTGGGTATCGGTAGTCAG TTCGCAGGTGTGCAAGCTATAAGCACGGCAATACTGGACATTTGGCCGAATTTGCGAAAGCGCGAGAGTCTCGTAATACTCGGTATATGCGTTGTATGCTGGTTACTCGGGCTTCCAATGGTCTGCAACGGTGGTATCTACCTTTACACACTGATGGACTGGAACACCGCCTCATGGGCGATACTATTGATCGGTTTCGTCGAGGTTGCACTGCCAGCCTGGTGCTACGGATGCAACAAATTTCTCGGCAACATTGCGGAAATGCAAATGTCATTTGGGCGTATACTCCACGGCTACTGGAAGTTCAGCTGGATCGTGCTGGCGCCCCTCACCGCATTG GGAGTCTTTGGATATCAGATGACTACCTTCGAGCTCGCGTACTACGGACATTACAAATTTCCTCTTTGGGCCCATTGGATCGGAATATTGATCGGATTGACGACTCTCGCACCGCTGCCTATTTTCTTTGTCTACGAAATATGGAAGGGACCG cgAGATCGCAGCTTGTTCCGTCCAACGAAGAGTTGGGGCCCAGCCGAGAGGTGTCTCGAAAAGCCGGCTGATCCGAGCAACGACGAAAAAACTAGTGTAAACGGCACGATTTTTTGTActgaactttga
- the LOC122405582 gene encoding sodium- and chloride-dependent glycine transporter 1-like isoform X3 — protein MLLTMGLPIFYLELCMGQYTGLGPVESFGRMAPAFRGVGWCTLLVITFVTIYYMIIVGWTLFYTFASFSSQLPWAYCNYDFNSNNCYSGIQDMECQRENSTTIFFNKTCSSIDEVCAGFGYPNGGNATHCYNGTNDTLVGALYKRALSSEEYFTDYVLGIRGATWENYGGIRWELFGCVTLGWIICYLCLVKGVQTVGKIVYFTALFPYFVLTALLIRGATLEGSIEGIKWFIYPTDWSKLLEVNVWGDAASQVFYSLGIGCGSLVTLSSFSNFTNNCHRDAVFVTLTNLFTSIFAGIVVFSILGYLGQQLHLPIQNITESGASLTFIAYPEAVVRMPVANLWAVLFFFMLFILGIGSQFAGVQAISTAILDIWPNLRKRESLVILGICVVCWLLGLPMVCNGGIYLYTLMDWNTASWAILLIGFVEVALPAWCYGCNKFLGNIAEMQMSFGRILHGYWKFSWIVLAPLTALGVFGYQMTTFELAYYGHYKFPLWAHWIGILIGLTTLAPLPIFFVYEIWKGPRDRSLFRPTKSWGPAERCLEKPADPSNDEKTSVNGTIFCTEL, from the exons ATGCTCCTCACAATGGGACTGCCGATATTTTATTTGGAGCTGTGCATGGGCCAGTACACAGGCCTCGGACCTGTCGAATCTTTTGGCAGAATGGCACCGGCTTTTCGTGGAGTTGGATGGTGCACGCTCCTCGTCATCACTTTCGTCACCATCTATTATATGATCATCGTAGGCTGGACGCTGTTTTACACGTTCGCGTCTTTCTCATCGCAGCTGCCATGGGCTTACTGCAATTACGACTTTAACTCGAATA ATTGCTACAGCGGGATCCAGGATATGGAATGTCAGAGAGAAAACAGCACGACGATCTTCTTCAATAAAACATGCTCGTCCATCGACGAAGTATGCGCCGGCTTCGGTTACCCCAATGGCGGCAACGCGACGCATTGTTACAATGGTACCAACGACACGCTAGTAGGAGCCCTGTACAAGAGGGCCTTGTCATCGGAGGAATATTTCAC CGATTATGTTTTGGGGATACGAGGCGCCACATGGGAAAATTATGGTGGCATACGATGGGAACTCTTTGGTTGTGTAACTCTCGGATGGATAATCTGTTACCTTTGCCTGGTGAAGGGCGTGCAAACGGTCGGAAAGATCGTATACTTCACAGCTCTCTTTCCATATTTTGTCCTGACAGCTCTTCTTATCCGAG GTGCGACGCTCGAAGGTTCAATCGAGGGTATTAAGTGGTTTATTTATCCTACCGATTGGTCGAAGCTTCTCGAAGTTAATGTTTGGGGAGATGCGGCCTCTCAAGTATTTTACTCACTCGGTATCGGCTGTGGATCCCTCGTCACTCTTTCTAGCTTTAGTAACTTCACGAACAATTGTCACAG GGATGCTGTATTCGTCACCCTTACAAATCTCTTTACGTCAATTTTCGCGGGTATCGTTGTATTCTCGATATTGGGTTACCTGGGACAGCAGTTACATTTGCCGATTCAGAACATCACTGAGAGTGGTGCGAGCCTGACATTTATCGCATATCCCGAGGCGGTTGTGAGGATGCCAGTGGCGAATTTGTGGGCTgttctcttctttttcatgCTCTTTATACTGGGTATCGGTAGTCAG TTCGCAGGTGTGCAAGCTATAAGCACGGCAATACTGGACATTTGGCCGAATTTGCGAAAGCGCGAGAGTCTCGTAATACTCGGTATATGCGTTGTATGCTGGTTACTCGGGCTTCCAATGGTCTGCAACGGTGGTATCTACCTTTACACACTGATGGACTGGAACACCGCCTCATGGGCGATACTATTGATCGGTTTCGTCGAGGTTGCACTGCCAGCCTGGTGCTACGGATGCAACAAATTTCTCGGCAACATTGCGGAAATGCAAATGTCATTTGGGCGTATACTCCACGGCTACTGGAAGTTCAGCTGGATCGTGCTGGCGCCCCTCACCGCATTG GGAGTCTTTGGATATCAGATGACTACCTTCGAGCTCGCGTACTACGGACATTACAAATTTCCTCTTTGGGCCCATTGGATCGGAATATTGATCGGATTGACGACTCTCGCACCGCTGCCTATTTTCTTTGTCTACGAAATATGGAAGGGACCG cgAGATCGCAGCTTGTTCCGTCCAACGAAGAGTTGGGGCCCAGCCGAGAGGTGTCTCGAAAAGCCGGCTGATCCGAGCAACGACGAAAAAACTAGTGTAAACGGCACGATTTTTTGTActgaactttga
- the LOC122405582 gene encoding sodium- and chloride-dependent GABA transporter 2-like isoform X1, which yields MAETILRPSRSTSLTRTTRISLGIGGALVELPVEKVGWANPLEFLLSCIGYAVGIGNVWRFPYLVYRNGGGVFLIPFVIMLLTMGLPIFYLELCMGQYTGLGPVESFGRMAPAFRGVGWCTLLVITFVTIYYMIIVGWTLFYTFASFSSQLPWAYCNYDFNSNNCYSGIQDMECQRENSTTIFFNKTCSSIDEVCAGFGYPNGGNATHCYNGTNDTLVGALYKRALSSEEYFTDYVLGIRGATWENYGGIRWELFGCVTLGWIICYLCLVKGVQTVGKIVYFTALFPYFVLTALLIRGATLEGSIEGIKWFIYPTDWSKLLEVNVWGDAASQVFYSLGIGCGSLVTLSSFSNFTNNCHRDAVFVTLTNLFTSIFAGIVVFSILGYLGQQLHLPIQNITESGASLTFIAYPEAVVRMPVANLWAVLFFFMLFILGIGSQFAGVQAISTAILDIWPNLRKRESLVILGICVVCWLLGLPMVCNGGIYLYTLMDWNTASWAILLIGFVEVALPAWCYGCNKFLGNIAEMQMSFGRILHGYWKFSWIVLAPLTALGVFGYQMTTFELAYYGHYKFPLWAHWIGILIGLTTLAPLPIFFVYEIWKGPRDRSLFRPTKSWGPAERCLEKPADPSNDEKTSVNGTIFCTEL from the exons ATGGCCGAAACGATCCTCAGACCTTCCAGATCTACGTCACTGACCAGG ACGACGAGGATATCCCTTGGGATTGGAGGTGCTCTCGTTGAACTGCCGGTGGAGAAAGTCGGTTGGGCGAATCCCCTCGAGTTTCTACTATCCTGCATTGGGTATGCCGTTGGTATTGGAAATGTTTGGCGTTTCCCGTATCTTGTCTACCGTAATGGCGGAG GGGTTTTTCTAATACCGTTCGTAATAATGCTCCTCACAATGGGACTGCCGATATTTTATTTGGAGCTGTGCATGGGCCAGTACACAGGCCTCGGACCTGTCGAATCTTTTGGCAGAATGGCACCGGCTTTTCGTGGAGTTGGATGGTGCACGCTCCTCGTCATCACTTTCGTCACCATCTATTATATGATCATCGTAGGCTGGACGCTGTTTTACACGTTCGCGTCTTTCTCATCGCAGCTGCCATGGGCTTACTGCAATTACGACTTTAACTCGAATA ATTGCTACAGCGGGATCCAGGATATGGAATGTCAGAGAGAAAACAGCACGACGATCTTCTTCAATAAAACATGCTCGTCCATCGACGAAGTATGCGCCGGCTTCGGTTACCCCAATGGCGGCAACGCGACGCATTGTTACAATGGTACCAACGACACGCTAGTAGGAGCCCTGTACAAGAGGGCCTTGTCATCGGAGGAATATTTCAC CGATTATGTTTTGGGGATACGAGGCGCCACATGGGAAAATTATGGTGGCATACGATGGGAACTCTTTGGTTGTGTAACTCTCGGATGGATAATCTGTTACCTTTGCCTGGTGAAGGGCGTGCAAACGGTCGGAAAGATCGTATACTTCACAGCTCTCTTTCCATATTTTGTCCTGACAGCTCTTCTTATCCGAG GTGCGACGCTCGAAGGTTCAATCGAGGGTATTAAGTGGTTTATTTATCCTACCGATTGGTCGAAGCTTCTCGAAGTTAATGTTTGGGGAGATGCGGCCTCTCAAGTATTTTACTCACTCGGTATCGGCTGTGGATCCCTCGTCACTCTTTCTAGCTTTAGTAACTTCACGAACAATTGTCACAG GGATGCTGTATTCGTCACCCTTACAAATCTCTTTACGTCAATTTTCGCGGGTATCGTTGTATTCTCGATATTGGGTTACCTGGGACAGCAGTTACATTTGCCGATTCAGAACATCACTGAGAGTGGTGCGAGCCTGACATTTATCGCATATCCCGAGGCGGTTGTGAGGATGCCAGTGGCGAATTTGTGGGCTgttctcttctttttcatgCTCTTTATACTGGGTATCGGTAGTCAG TTCGCAGGTGTGCAAGCTATAAGCACGGCAATACTGGACATTTGGCCGAATTTGCGAAAGCGCGAGAGTCTCGTAATACTCGGTATATGCGTTGTATGCTGGTTACTCGGGCTTCCAATGGTCTGCAACGGTGGTATCTACCTTTACACACTGATGGACTGGAACACCGCCTCATGGGCGATACTATTGATCGGTTTCGTCGAGGTTGCACTGCCAGCCTGGTGCTACGGATGCAACAAATTTCTCGGCAACATTGCGGAAATGCAAATGTCATTTGGGCGTATACTCCACGGCTACTGGAAGTTCAGCTGGATCGTGCTGGCGCCCCTCACCGCATTG GGAGTCTTTGGATATCAGATGACTACCTTCGAGCTCGCGTACTACGGACATTACAAATTTCCTCTTTGGGCCCATTGGATCGGAATATTGATCGGATTGACGACTCTCGCACCGCTGCCTATTTTCTTTGTCTACGAAATATGGAAGGGACCG cgAGATCGCAGCTTGTTCCGTCCAACGAAGAGTTGGGGCCCAGCCGAGAGGTGTCTCGAAAAGCCGGCTGATCCGAGCAACGACGAAAAAACTAGTGTAAACGGCACGATTTTTTGTActgaactttga
- the LOC122405583 gene encoding carboxypeptidase Q-like — protein MRSIEILVVLAAVFASPRMSLCASIGNREKNICEGVLPGQLLNEIDSYAPIVERIINATARAGSEFAGSTWTELSTFVDKFGSRFTGTKNLEDSIDYVLNRSATVGLENVHGEAATVPRWIRGHESAALLTPRTKDLKILGLGYSVGTGEQGITAEAIVVSSFDELRARKSQVRGKIVVYNEKFVSYGETVAYRSSGAVEAAKLGAVATLIKSITPFSLYTPHTGMMHYEANVTKIPAACITHEDASLLSRLAARGERISLKIFMEAKTLPDVQSRNIVSEIVGKTEPAKVVVVSGHVDSWDVGQGAMDDGGGAFVSWGSLVLLKRLNLRARRTIRSIMWTGEEMGIIGATRYIKEHLAERSNLQFVMESDMGTFAPLGLMYDGTLTVRCVLEKVMRLLEPLGTTQLKSPSEGPDIGAWTEAGVPSASLWTQNDKYFWYHHSEADTMEVEDPVALDRSTALFAAVAYILADTSLDLPHGQTYTTNII, from the exons ATGAGATCCATCGAGATATTAGTCGTGCTCGCCGCTGTATTCGCCTCACCGAGAATGAGCTTGTGCGCGAGTATCGGTAATCGTGAGAAGAACATCTGTGAAGGCGTGCTTCCGGGGCAATTGCTCAACGAGATTGACAGTTACGCGCCCATCGTAGAGCGAATAATAAATGCGACGGCGAGGGCGGGAAGCGAGTTCGCGGGCTCAACGTGGACGGAATTGTCCACTTTCGTTGACAAATTCGGCTCGAGATTCACCGGAACGAAGAATCTCGAAGATTCGATCGATTATGTGCTCAATAGATCGGCAACTGTAGGCCTGGAGAACGTGCACGGCGAAGCAGCAACCGTTCCCCGTTGGATAAG AGGTCACGAGAGCGCCGCGCTTCTAACTCCAAGGACGAAGGATCTTAAGATTCTGGGCTTGGGATACAGCGTGGGAACTGGGGAGCAAGGCATAACCGCCGAGGCCATCGTGGTCTCGAGCTTCGACGAATTGCGAGCAAGGAAGTCGCAAGTGCGGGGAAAAATAGTCGTTTACAACGAGAAATTTGTATCTTACGGTGAAACCGTTGCGTATCGTTCGTCCGGAGCGGTCGAGGCAGCGAAACTCGGCGCGGTCGCGACTCTCATCAAGTCGATCACACCGTTTTCGCTGTACACTCCTCACACGGGCATGATGCACTACGAGGCAAACGTGACGAAAATTCCGGCAGCTTGCATCACTCACGAGGATGCCTCGCTCTTGAGCAGACTCGCGGCCAGAG GCGAAAGAATCtccttgaaaatatttatggaGGCGAAAACATTGCCGGATGTACAATCCCGAAACATCGTATCGGAGATTGTCGGAAAAACCGAACCCGCCAAAGTTGTCGTGGTTTCGGGTCACGTCGACAGCTGGGACGTCGGTCAAGGAGCGATGGACGACGGAGGCGGTGCTTTCGTTTCTTGGGGCTCTTTGGTACTCCTCAAACGTTTGAATCTCCGTGCACGAAGAACAATCAG ATCGATCATGTGGACTGGTGAAGAGATGGGAATAATCGGAGCGACCCGGTACATCAAGGAGCACCTCGCAGAACGCTCGAATCTCCAGTTCGTCATGGAATCCGATATGGGCACCTTCGCGCCGCTGGGACTCATGTACGACGGAACGTTAACGGTCCGTTGCGTACTCGAAAAAGTAATGAG ATTGCTCGAGCCACTGGGCACGACGCAACTAAAATCACCGAGCGAAGGTCCCGACATTGGAGCGTGGACCGAAGCTGGCGTGCCCAGTGCGAGCCTCTGGACGCAAAACGACAAATACTTTTGGTACCACCACTCTGAGGCGGACACGATGGAGGTCGAGGATCCAGTAGCACTGGATCGAAGCACGGCTCTTTTCGCAGCCGTTGCTTACATCCTGGCCGACACGAGTCTCGATCTTCCTCACGGACAGACTTATACTACGAACATCATATGA